In the Solibacillus sp. FSL K6-1523 genome, one interval contains:
- a CDS encoding NAD(P)-dependent alcohol dehydrogenase: MKIQAMVTTGVMDFEQQTLVLDEPKSDEVLVKIVATGVCHTDATILDKSIPVPYPVVLGHEGSGIVEKVGGNVTTVQPGDHVVLGFTYCGHCDNCLDGNAGGCESLLPLNFGGKNKHGETPLHTENDQDVSQFFGQSSFATYATVDEGNVIKVDKEIDLRYLGPLGCGILTGSGTVLNSLTPEPGSSFVVFGTGAVGLSGMMAAKIAGCYPIIAVDIHDSRLELAKELGATHTINSKQEDVITRIIEITGKGAHYALETTGVPEVILAGIRSLRVKGEIAAVAVGTRDLALNVFTDIVGPAKTLKGVIEGDAVPQLIIPKLVQFFKNGQFPVDKLVKFYEFNQIEQAFADSKNGSTIKPILILDKTYKA; this comes from the coding sequence ATGAAAATTCAAGCAATGGTAACAACAGGTGTCATGGATTTCGAGCAACAAACTTTGGTTTTAGATGAACCTAAGTCTGATGAAGTACTTGTGAAAATCGTTGCAACAGGTGTTTGTCATACAGATGCAACAATTTTAGACAAATCGATACCTGTTCCTTACCCAGTAGTACTTGGTCACGAAGGTTCTGGTATTGTAGAAAAAGTTGGGGGAAATGTAACGACCGTTCAACCAGGAGACCATGTTGTACTTGGCTTCACTTACTGCGGTCACTGCGATAACTGCTTAGATGGTAACGCTGGTGGCTGTGAAAGCCTGCTTCCTCTAAACTTCGGTGGTAAAAATAAACATGGTGAAACGCCACTTCACACAGAAAATGATCAAGATGTATCTCAATTCTTCGGACAATCTTCATTCGCTACTTATGCAACAGTTGATGAAGGTAATGTCATTAAAGTGGATAAAGAAATCGACCTACGCTATCTTGGTCCTTTGGGCTGCGGTATCCTAACTGGTAGTGGAACTGTATTAAATTCACTAACACCGGAACCAGGTTCAAGCTTTGTTGTATTCGGTACTGGTGCGGTAGGCTTATCAGGTATGATGGCAGCAAAAATCGCTGGATGTTACCCAATCATTGCTGTAGACATTCATGACAGTCGTCTTGAATTAGCAAAAGAGCTAGGTGCAACACACACAATTAACAGTAAACAAGAAGATGTAATAACACGTATTATTGAAATCACTGGTAAAGGTGCTCACTATGCATTAGAAACTACTGGTGTTCCAGAAGTAATATTAGCCGGCATTCGCTCTTTACGTGTAAAAGGTGAAATCGCTGCTGTAGCTGTTGGTACACGTGATTTAGCATTAAACGTGTTCACAGACATCGTTGGTCCTGCAAAAACTTTAAAAGGTGTTATTGAAGGAGACGCAGTACCACAATTAATCATTCCAAAATTAGTTCAATTCTTTAAAAATGGTCAATTCCCGGTAGATAAACTGGTGAAATTTTATGAATTCAATCAAATTGAACAAGCATTTGCAGATTCTAAAAATGGTTCAACGATTAAACCTATTTTAATTTTAGACAAAACGTATAAAGCTTAA
- a CDS encoding TetR/AcrR family transcriptional regulator — translation MEKKEDRRIERTKVQLRQTLKTLVVKNGYTNVRVKDIVETANYNRTTFYVHYDGKDELAAEIISLEMKEFVHEFCKPVRDNPILDLRKMDASGTDVFHYIQENQSFYDLLVLENTLPNINQALLAELQDIFQNHIYYLGNQATEINAQYFIHYRSYGIYGFILEWIRSNYDAEPTEMAKRIINLLHYHSPFLSQLSDE, via the coding sequence ATGGAAAAGAAGGAAGATCGTCGAATTGAACGGACTAAGGTTCAACTAAGGCAAACATTGAAAACACTTGTAGTAAAAAATGGATATACAAATGTACGTGTAAAGGATATCGTAGAAACGGCAAACTATAACCGAACGACTTTTTATGTGCATTATGATGGTAAGGATGAGCTTGCTGCCGAAATTATCTCTCTCGAAATGAAAGAATTTGTACATGAATTTTGTAAACCAGTTCGAGATAATCCGATACTAGATTTACGTAAAATGGATGCTTCAGGTACGGACGTATTTCATTATATTCAAGAGAATCAAAGCTTTTATGATTTACTTGTACTTGAAAATACGCTCCCAAATATTAATCAAGCCTTACTAGCAGAGCTACAAGATATATTTCAAAATCATATATATTATTTGGGGAATCAAGCTACTGAAATTAACGCACAATACTTTATTCATTATCGCTCATATGGGATATATGGATTTATTTTAGAATGGATTCGAAGTAATTATGATGCAGAACCAACAGAAATGGCAAAGCGGATTATTAATTTGTTACACTATCATTCTCCGTTTTTGTCTCAATTAAGTGATGAATAA
- a CDS encoding EAL domain-containing protein, whose translation MKLSATIEANTVNSPSYYMKSLLLKNKTILHIARLFSLNNIMAKQKMTTLFQPILDVQSNGTFAFEALNRPFHTNLFKSPDVFYEFVGKTKRVFLFECLCRNLSLLRYHERLHQTFPNEQFTLFLNIHPNILLDKNYHSGETLALLKSLNIEPEQVVFELTERSAVTDFEEFSRVLSHYRSQGFRIAVDDVGSGYNSLKTLIYLKPEFIKLDRSLIQNINEHPTQQQLLMVILNYAIQSGTKVIAEGIETKEEYEFIQSAGVHYAQGYALGRPAEKLAHAKSPLIH comes from the coding sequence TTGAAACTTTCAGCAACTATTGAAGCAAATACGGTAAATTCACCAAGTTATTATATGAAATCACTACTGTTAAAAAATAAAACTATTTTACATATAGCACGCTTATTTTCTTTAAATAATATTATGGCCAAGCAAAAAATGACGACTCTTTTCCAACCGATTTTGGATGTGCAAAGTAATGGAACTTTTGCCTTTGAAGCACTTAATCGCCCATTTCATACAAACCTATTTAAAAGTCCTGATGTTTTTTACGAATTTGTCGGCAAAACGAAACGTGTTTTTTTATTTGAATGCCTTTGTCGAAATTTATCATTATTGCGCTATCATGAACGTCTTCACCAAACATTTCCGAATGAACAATTCACGCTGTTTCTCAACATCCACCCGAACATTTTACTCGACAAAAATTATCATAGTGGTGAAACGTTGGCGCTTTTAAAATCTTTAAATATCGAACCGGAGCAAGTCGTATTTGAACTTACGGAGCGCAGTGCGGTGACGGATTTTGAAGAGTTTTCACGGGTGCTTTCGCATTATCGTTCACAAGGCTTTCGCATCGCTGTTGATGATGTTGGCTCTGGTTATAACAGTTTAAAAACGCTCATTTACTTGAAGCCCGAATTTATTAAGCTCGATCGCTCACTCATTCAAAATATTAATGAGCATCCTACACAGCAGCAGCTTTTGATGGTCATTTTAAACTATGCGATTCAGTCAGGAACAAAAGTCATAGCGGAAGGAATTGAAACGAAGGAAGAATACGAATTTATTCAATCGGCAGGTGTACATTATGCACAAGGTTATGCACTTGGACGTCCTGCAGAAAAACTTGCACATGCAAAAAGTCCACTTATACATTAA
- a CDS encoding putative metalloprotease CJM1_0395 family protein encodes MKISSLLHGFNPDLEERKRTVQRKTVGDAYKKHAKYTDASKNPMLQALENLLSGKTEKDLHKADAAARKDTPQSVLKEKLPPEVNKEINHLKQTEREVIAHENAHKAAGAGVTGGISYTHTKGPDDQRYITGGEVLIQMPSASESDSTISLLEKVRQAALAAAEPSAQDLRVAASASAQIQLVRAGENGKTLEEEELAPFAEEDFAYEVPERFISDFARDPQEGTVFGKELENLLYQRTYNKAVEKYSSHINMVKMGYNPFIEPTFSQSA; translated from the coding sequence ATGAAAATTTCGAGCTTATTGCATGGTTTCAATCCAGATTTAGAGGAAAGAAAACGCACAGTCCAGCGTAAAACCGTTGGAGATGCTTATAAAAAGCATGCTAAATATACAGATGCAAGTAAAAATCCAATGCTTCAAGCGCTTGAAAACTTATTGTCAGGGAAGACAGAGAAAGACTTGCATAAGGCAGATGCAGCTGCACGCAAAGATACTCCGCAATCAGTTCTTAAAGAAAAATTACCACCTGAAGTAAATAAAGAAATCAATCATTTAAAGCAAACGGAAAGAGAAGTTATTGCCCACGAAAATGCACATAAAGCAGCTGGCGCTGGTGTGACTGGTGGTATTAGCTATACGCACACAAAGGGTCCAGATGATCAGCGCTACATTACAGGTGGCGAAGTTTTGATTCAAATGCCAAGTGCCAGCGAATCGGATAGTACAATTTCTTTGCTTGAAAAAGTGCGTCAAGCAGCCTTAGCAGCTGCAGAGCCGTCCGCACAAGATTTACGTGTTGCAGCAAGTGCTTCCGCGCAAATCCAGCTAGTGCGTGCGGGGGAAAACGGCAAAACGCTTGAGGAAGAAGAGTTAGCTCCATTTGCAGAAGAGGATTTTGCATATGAAGTTCCAGAACGTTTCATAAGTGATTTTGCACGTGATCCACAGGAAGGAACGGTTTTCGGAAAAGAGTTAGAAAACCTTTTATATCAACGCACATATAATAAAGCAGTAGAAAAATATTCATCACATATTAATATGGTGAAAATGGGCTATAATCCTTTCATTGAGCCTACTTTTTCACAATCAGCGTAA
- the ybaK gene encoding Cys-tRNA(Pro) deacylase: protein MAKKHVKTNAIRLIEQQKIVHEVFEYTSENGEAVDGLTAANKIGQPVERVYKTLIATAGKGQYFVFVIPVAAELNLKAAAKAVGEKRIEMLAVKELLGLTGYVRGGCSPVGMKKLFPTYIDETAKALDYFIVSAGKIGMQLKLAPTDLASVTNAKFAPVIMSE from the coding sequence ATGGCAAAGAAACATGTGAAAACAAATGCAATTCGTTTGATTGAACAGCAAAAAATTGTGCATGAAGTATTTGAATATACGTCGGAAAATGGCGAGGCTGTTGATGGTTTGACCGCCGCTAATAAAATTGGTCAGCCGGTTGAACGTGTGTACAAAACATTAATTGCAACGGCTGGAAAAGGGCAATATTTCGTATTTGTCATTCCGGTAGCAGCTGAATTGAACTTAAAAGCTGCAGCAAAGGCGGTCGGGGAGAAGCGAATAGAAATGCTGGCAGTAAAAGAGTTGCTCGGTTTAACAGGTTATGTACGTGGCGGCTGTTCACCTGTTGGGATGAAAAAGCTGTTCCCAACATATATCGACGAAACAGCAAAGGCACTCGATTATTTTATCGTCAGTGCAGGGAAAATCGGCATGCAATTAAAGCTCGCGCCAACCGATTTAGCGAGTGTAACGAATGCCAAGTTTGCCCCGGTTATTATGAGTGAATAA
- a CDS encoding YczE/YyaS/YitT family protein, translating to MSKKLKWQWGCFFVGLMTMSLGITMTIKGKAVGTAPWDVLHIGLFKQFGLTIGSWSILTGLFIICATSIYLKQFPKLATILNMLLIGSFIDLFNWLLPSTNVFVFELLYFIAGFFVMSLGCGMYIAASLGAGPRDTIMMIIASRGYSVKTGRTVMEVIAAIGGWLLGGPVGFGTVILALGTGYVIQPALSYFKQKLEQIIGESLI from the coding sequence GTGTCAAAGAAATTAAAATGGCAATGGGGATGCTTCTTTGTTGGGTTGATGACCATGTCGCTCGGTATTACAATGACCATCAAAGGAAAGGCAGTAGGAACAGCTCCATGGGATGTCTTACATATTGGTTTATTTAAACAATTTGGCTTAACGATTGGTTCATGGTCGATTTTGACAGGACTATTTATCATTTGTGCCACTTCCATCTATTTAAAGCAGTTCCCAAAATTAGCGACGATTTTAAATATGCTTTTAATCGGTTCATTTATTGATTTATTTAACTGGTTATTGCCATCGACAAATGTGTTTGTGTTTGAACTGTTGTATTTTATTGCTGGCTTTTTTGTAATGAGCCTTGGCTGTGGAATGTATATTGCGGCGAGCTTGGGGGCCGGTCCACGCGATACGATCATGATGATTATTGCGAGCAGAGGCTATTCGGTCAAAACAGGACGTACAGTTATGGAAGTCATTGCCGCAATTGGTGGTTGGTTACTCGGTGGACCAGTAGGTTTTGGAACGGTTATTTTAGCGTTAGGAACAGGTTATGTTATTCAGCCTGCGTTAAGTTATTTTAAACAAAAGCTTGAACAAATTATCGGAGAGTCATTAATATGA
- a CDS encoding glycine C-acetyltransferase encodes MSNVLTTFLDENLDALRAQGLYNEIDPVEGANGPIIQVRGQQLINLSSNNYLGLATNDELKQIAKNTIDTYGVGAGAVRTINGTLDLHVKLEETLAKFKGTEAAISYQSGFNCNMAAISAVMDKNDAILSDELNHASIIDGCRLSKAKIIPFAHADMDDLRAKAKAAQESGLYNKVMVITDGVFSMDGDIAKLPEIVEIAKEFDLITYVDDAHGSGVTGKGAGTVKHFGLQNEIDFQIGTLSKAIGVVGGYVAGKKNLIDWLKVRSRPFLFSTALPPGDVAAITRAVEIIMESTELHDQLWENGHYLKEGLAKLGFNIGASETPITPCIIGDENLTQTFSKRLTEEGVYAKSIVFPTVAKGTGRVRNMPTAAHTKKMLDDALAIYEKVGRELGVIQ; translated from the coding sequence ATGTCAAACGTATTAACGACATTTTTAGATGAAAATTTAGACGCATTACGCGCGCAAGGTTTATACAATGAAATCGATCCTGTTGAAGGTGCAAATGGCCCCATTATTCAAGTGCGCGGTCAGCAATTAATCAATTTATCATCAAATAACTATTTAGGTTTAGCAACGAATGATGAGCTAAAGCAAATTGCTAAAAATACAATCGATACATATGGTGTCGGTGCAGGTGCTGTTCGTACAATTAACGGGACACTTGATTTACATGTAAAGCTTGAGGAAACATTAGCGAAATTCAAAGGCACAGAAGCAGCGATAAGTTATCAATCAGGCTTTAATTGCAATATGGCGGCAATTTCTGCAGTGATGGATAAAAATGATGCGATTTTATCGGATGAATTAAATCACGCTTCGATTATCGACGGCTGCCGTTTATCAAAAGCGAAAATTATTCCGTTTGCCCATGCAGATATGGATGATTTACGTGCAAAAGCAAAGGCGGCACAGGAATCCGGTCTTTACAATAAAGTAATGGTCATTACAGATGGCGTTTTTTCAATGGATGGTGATATTGCGAAACTGCCTGAAATTGTAGAAATCGCAAAAGAGTTTGATTTAATTACGTATGTAGATGATGCACATGGTTCAGGGGTAACGGGTAAAGGTGCCGGAACAGTGAAGCATTTTGGACTGCAAAACGAAATAGATTTCCAAATTGGCACGCTGTCAAAAGCAATCGGTGTTGTTGGAGGCTATGTAGCGGGTAAGAAAAATTTAATCGACTGGTTAAAAGTTCGTTCTCGTCCATTTTTATTCTCAACAGCATTACCACCGGGCGATGTAGCAGCGATTACACGCGCAGTGGAAATAATTATGGAATCAACTGAACTTCATGATCAGCTGTGGGAAAATGGTCATTATTTAAAAGAAGGTTTAGCTAAATTAGGCTTCAATATTGGTGCATCTGAAACACCGATTACACCGTGTATTATTGGGGATGAAAACTTAACGCAAACATTCTCGAAACGTTTAACAGAAGAGGGTGTTTATGCAAAATCAATCGTCTTCCCAACCGTTGCAAAAGGCACAGGTCGCGTGCGTAACATGCCAACTGCTGCCCACACGAAAAAAATGTTAGATGATGCACTGGCGATTTATGAAAAAGTAGGTCGTGAGTTAGGCGTTATTCAATAA
- a CDS encoding pyridoxal phosphate-dependent aminotransferase, producing the protein MEFSTKLQQLPPQFFAALVNKVNDALAEGRDVINLGQGNPDQPTPDHIVEALQLAVTNPGTHKYSPFRGIAELRQAAADFYKREYDVDIDPNTEVAILGGTKIGLVELPLALLNAGDYMLLPDPGYPDYLSGVALADVKFDTMPLTADNQFLPDYEALSSDVCERAKLMYINYPNNPTGGTATTDFFEQTVEFAKEHNIAVAHDFAYGAIGFDGERPPSFLQAKGAKDIGIELYTLSKSYNMAGWRIGFAVGNAKMIEAINIIQDHLFCSQFPAIQHAAAAALNDEQTCVDQLRLMYEARRNVLVEEAHKIGWNITAPKGSFFAWLPVPTGYTSEEFADLLLDKADISVAAGNGFGQYGEGYIRVGLLVEEDRLREAMGRVAKLGIFSPSVTR; encoded by the coding sequence ATGGAATTTTCGACAAAACTACAACAACTTCCTCCTCAATTTTTCGCCGCATTAGTTAATAAAGTGAACGACGCATTAGCAGAGGGGCGCGATGTTATTAATTTAGGACAAGGCAACCCGGACCAACCGACACCTGATCATATCGTTGAAGCGTTACAACTTGCTGTCACAAATCCAGGGACGCATAAATATTCACCATTCCGCGGAATTGCAGAGCTTCGTCAAGCAGCTGCGGATTTTTACAAGCGAGAATATGATGTCGATATTGATCCGAATACAGAAGTGGCTATCTTAGGTGGCACTAAAATTGGGCTCGTTGAATTGCCACTTGCCCTTTTAAATGCGGGTGATTATATGCTGTTACCTGACCCAGGCTATCCTGACTATTTATCTGGTGTCGCGCTTGCAGATGTAAAATTTGATACGATGCCATTGACTGCTGATAATCAATTTTTACCCGATTACGAAGCTCTAAGTTCAGATGTATGTGAGCGTGCAAAACTGATGTACATCAACTATCCGAACAATCCAACAGGTGGTACAGCAACAACGGACTTTTTTGAACAAACCGTGGAATTTGCAAAGGAACATAATATTGCCGTTGCCCATGATTTTGCATACGGTGCCATTGGTTTTGATGGTGAACGTCCACCAAGCTTCCTACAAGCAAAAGGTGCAAAAGACATTGGAATCGAGCTTTACACTTTGTCGAAATCTTATAATATGGCAGGATGGCGCATTGGCTTCGCTGTTGGAAATGCAAAAATGATTGAAGCAATTAACATTATTCAAGATCATTTATTTTGCAGCCAATTCCCTGCAATTCAGCACGCCGCAGCTGCCGCATTAAATGATGAGCAAACATGCGTTGATCAGTTGCGTTTGATGTATGAAGCACGCCGCAATGTTTTGGTAGAAGAAGCACATAAAATCGGGTGGAACATTACCGCGCCAAAAGGTTCGTTCTTCGCATGGCTCCCTGTACCTACCGGCTATACGAGTGAAGAATTTGCGGATTTACTGCTCGATAAAGCTGATATTTCGGTCGCAGCAGGCAATGGGTTTGGGCAATACGGAGAAGGTTATATTCGCGTTGGGTTATTAGTAGAAGAAGATCGTTTGCGTGAAGCGATGGGGCGTGTTGCAAAATTGGGGATATTTTCGCCAAGTGTAACTCGTTAG